A genomic window from Salvia splendens isolate huo1 chromosome 11, SspV2, whole genome shotgun sequence includes:
- the LOC121755629 gene encoding uncharacterized protein LOC121755629 isoform X2 — protein sequence MKARSWRTCNGVESMPFFVLSDLWESFKEWSAYGAGVPLVLNDRDGVVQYYVPYLSGIQLYADLSKSTTKIRRRGEESDGEYFRDSSSDGSSDSEQERCGLSYSREQPSYYKSSNSPLTVDQMAVREQQRAFQEGFSSDEGEPEISQGCLLFEYLEHAPPYSREPLATKISDLALHCPELKTLRSCDLLPSSWISVAWYPIYRIPTGPTLRDLDACFLTFHSLHTPMTGTEVVHPPVVTYPSDGDGAPQVSLPVFGLASYKYKASLWTPYTGHQWQLENSLLQAADNWLNLLQVNHPDFSFCRR from the exons ATGAAAGCGAGGAGTTGGAGAACATGTAATGGAGTAGAATCTATGCCCTTCTTTGTACTGAGTGATTTGTGGGAGTCATTTAAAGAATGGAGTGCATATGGTGCCGGGGTGCCTTTGGTACTTAACGATCGTGATGGTGTTGTTCAGTATTATGTTCCGTACCTGTCGGGCATTCAGTTGTACGCTGACCTTTCAAAGAGTACAACCAAAATAAG GAGACGTGGTGAAGAAAGTGATGGTGAATATTTTAGGGATTCAAGTAGTGATGGAAGCAGTGATAGTGAACAGGAGAGGTGTGGCTTGAGCTATTCTAGAGAGCAACCAAGTTACTACAAAAGCAGTAATAGTCCCCTCACAGTAGATCAAATGGCAGTGAGAGAGCAACAAAGGGCATTTCAAGAAGGTTTCTCTAGCGATGAAGGGGAACCTGAAATTTCTCAGGGATGCTTGTTATTTGAGTATCTCGAACATGCTCCTCCTTATTCTAGGGAGCCTTTGGCAACCAAG ATATCTGATCTTGCTCTCCATTGCCCGGAGCTAAAAACACTGAGGAGTTGTGATCTACTTCCATCAAGCTGGATTTCTGTCGCCTG GTACCCGATTTACAGAATACCTACGGGTCCAACTCTCAGAGATCTAGACGCTTGCTTCTTGACCTTCCATTCTCTTCATACACCCATGACAG GAACTGAAGTCGTGCATCCCCCTGTTGTGACATACCCCAGTGATGGTGATGGCGCTCCTCAAGTTTCACTTCCAGTATTCGGGCTGGCTTCGTACAAATACAAAGCATCGCTGTGGACTCCGTACACAGGACATCAGTGGCAGCTGGAAAATTCTCTGTTGCAAGCTGCGGATAACTGGCTAAACTTGCTCCAAGTCAATCACCCTGATTTCTCCTTCTGTCGCAGATAA
- the LOC121755629 gene encoding uncharacterized protein LOC121755629 isoform X1, with translation MLGQGLHFNRSSRNGEDRFSSGARAQSEPLPEKSNAEIPASEPSPLCNLERFLESVTPSLPAQYVSKMKARSWRTCNGVESMPFFVLSDLWESFKEWSAYGAGVPLVLNDRDGVVQYYVPYLSGIQLYADLSKSTTKIRRRGEESDGEYFRDSSSDGSSDSEQERCGLSYSREQPSYYKSSNSPLTVDQMAVREQQRAFQEGFSSDEGEPEISQGCLLFEYLEHAPPYSREPLATKISDLALHCPELKTLRSCDLLPSSWISVAWYPIYRIPTGPTLRDLDACFLTFHSLHTPMTGTEVVHPPVVTYPSDGDGAPQVSLPVFGLASYKYKASLWTPYTGHQWQLENSLLQAADNWLNLLQVNHPDFSFCRR, from the exons ATGTTGGGGCAAGGCTTGCACTTCAATAGGAGTAGTAGAAACGGAGAAGATCGGTTTTCCAGCGGTGCTAGGGCTCAGAGTGAACCGCTGCCGGAAAAGTCCAACGCAGAAATTCCGGCGTCGGAGCCCTCTCCCTTGTGTAATCTCGAGAGGTTTTTGGAATCAGTCACGCCATCGCTACCAGCGCAATATGTGTCCAAG ATGAAAGCGAGGAGTTGGAGAACATGTAATGGAGTAGAATCTATGCCCTTCTTTGTACTGAGTGATTTGTGGGAGTCATTTAAAGAATGGAGTGCATATGGTGCCGGGGTGCCTTTGGTACTTAACGATCGTGATGGTGTTGTTCAGTATTATGTTCCGTACCTGTCGGGCATTCAGTTGTACGCTGACCTTTCAAAGAGTACAACCAAAATAAG GAGACGTGGTGAAGAAAGTGATGGTGAATATTTTAGGGATTCAAGTAGTGATGGAAGCAGTGATAGTGAACAGGAGAGGTGTGGCTTGAGCTATTCTAGAGAGCAACCAAGTTACTACAAAAGCAGTAATAGTCCCCTCACAGTAGATCAAATGGCAGTGAGAGAGCAACAAAGGGCATTTCAAGAAGGTTTCTCTAGCGATGAAGGGGAACCTGAAATTTCTCAGGGATGCTTGTTATTTGAGTATCTCGAACATGCTCCTCCTTATTCTAGGGAGCCTTTGGCAACCAAG ATATCTGATCTTGCTCTCCATTGCCCGGAGCTAAAAACACTGAGGAGTTGTGATCTACTTCCATCAAGCTGGATTTCTGTCGCCTG GTACCCGATTTACAGAATACCTACGGGTCCAACTCTCAGAGATCTAGACGCTTGCTTCTTGACCTTCCATTCTCTTCATACACCCATGACAG GAACTGAAGTCGTGCATCCCCCTGTTGTGACATACCCCAGTGATGGTGATGGCGCTCCTCAAGTTTCACTTCCAGTATTCGGGCTGGCTTCGTACAAATACAAAGCATCGCTGTGGACTCCGTACACAGGACATCAGTGGCAGCTGGAAAATTCTCTGTTGCAAGCTGCGGATAACTGGCTAAACTTGCTCCAAGTCAATCACCCTGATTTCTCCTTCTGTCGCAGATAA